In one Dermacentor albipictus isolate Rhodes 1998 colony chromosome 4, USDA_Dalb.pri_finalv2, whole genome shotgun sequence genomic region, the following are encoded:
- the LOC139059214 gene encoding endothelin-converting enzyme 2-like, producing MTSSVAQLRVSVPCQVPSSEELGKAASRRSDLSTTGSLASTSSADRRAAWYRYGIFVSSLTLVTLALGFGLSHLLRRQLFGCMDPGCFEVATTLGNSLQDARGDPCEDFYGFVCGGWQRSNPAAANHFQALQQRVALAAIVSLMLEDAEGPKLTDRVARLFQRCAQLAFNEQHRLGELREFLARFNLSWPKSQPRSKLDILDTLVALSLDWGVPVFFHLSVDAYFKRRGFRILHFGSNPYLLEWFVARNALQEKGTLLKYFNRASIILNGSVACPETVEKVLLLDNRVLPAVVPSLMDPRPDFDMEYVVFRQLDFITGPYLSAAEWLQIVNQHLPINLGLDDEMFVMNRRLLQLLAWLVAGFDDPTALLSYVTWHVARHLAPMTSYPLSHAQFADTPSESGSRSAYTATLGYMLGRCYVDADSTMPFAFARVFTRRWLPPQTVQNVSAMLSRIRAMANVTMATVSWMDEDTKRAAFEKLATLRYIVGSPEGMSSDSALRSLYPYVPDLSGSYLEMVLALHVAELRYAKSFLRSANGSEASSGERVNVPLTLVNAFYLPVYHVVVIPAAILYPPFYITSHPASYNYGSLGHVLGHELTHAFDPDMGLYGRDGLRHDWWTPASRSMFEAKLACLRRLYNEIPWSGGVNFGDHALSENFADSGGVLKAYRAFKAAPKVVVGNQQGEGEAAASRALSRFSAEQLFFVSSCFKWCSRDEKQSPGWYSPPRMRCNVPLLNMPEFAEAFECGAGKAMNPATRCDFM from the exons ATGACCTCTTCCGTGGCCCAGCTACGAGTGAGCGTTCCCTGCCAAGTTCCCTCTAGCGAGGAACTCGGCAAGGCGGCGTCTCGCCGGAGCGACCTAAGCACTACGGGCTCGCTCGCCAGCACATCGTCGGCCGACAGAAGGGCTGCGTGGTACCGGTACGGCATCTTCGTGTCCTCGCTGACGCTGGTGACGCTGGCGCTGGGGTTCGGACTGTCGCACCTGCTGCGGCGACAGCTCTTCGGCTGCATGGACCCCGGCTGCTTCGAGGTGGCCACCACGCTGGGCAACTCGCTTCAGGACGCGCGCGGTGACCCCTGCGAGGACTTCTACGGCTTCGTGTGCGGTGGCTGGCAGCGCTCCAATCCAGCGGCCGCCAACCACTTCCAG GCCCTTCAGCAGCGCGTAGCCCTGGCGGCCATCGTCAGCCTGATGCTGGAAGACGCTGAAGGGCCCAAGCTGACGGATCGGGTGGCACGCCTCTTCCAGCGGTGCGCACAGCTGGCGTTCAACGAGCAGCACCGGCTGGGCGAGCTGCGAGAATTTCTGGCGCGCTTTAATCTCAGCTGGCCCAAGTCCCAACCCAG GTCCAAGTTGGATATCTTGGACACACTGGTGGCCCTCTCCCTGGACTGGGGCGTGCCCGTGTTCTTCCACCTGAGCGTGGACGCGTACTTCAAGCGCCGGGGCTTCCGCATCCTGCACTTCGGCAGCAACCCGTACCTGCTCGAGTGGTTTGTGGCGCGCAATGCTCTTCAGGAGAAGGGCACGCTGCTCAAATACTTCAACAGGGCCTCGATCATACTCAACGGCTCGGTCGCATGCCCGGAAACCGTCGAGAAG GTGCTTCTGCTGGACAATCGAGTGTTACCCGCAGTGGTGCCGTCGCTGATGGATCCACGACCTGACTTTGATATGGAGTACGTTGTATTCCGTCAGCTGGACTTCATCACCGGCCCTTACCTGTCCGCGGCAGAATGGTTGCAA ATCGTAAACCAGCATCTTCCTATCAACCTGGGCCTGGACGACGAGATGTTCGTCATGAATCGTCGGTTGCTCCAGCTTCTCGCGTGGCTCGTCGCAGGCTTCGATGACCCCACTGCGTTGCTCTCGTACGTCACGTGGCATGTAGCGCGGCATCTGGCGCCCATGACGTCGTACCCGCTGTCGCATGCCCAGTTCGCCGACACTCCCAGCGAGTCGGGCTCTCGGAGCGCCTACACCGCTACGCTGGGCTACATGCTCGGCCGCTGTTACGTGGACGCCGACTCCACGATGCCATTCGCCTTCGCGCGTGTCTTCACGCGGCGCTGGCTGCCCCCGCAGACGGTTCAGAACGTGAGTGCCATGCTGTCTCGCATCCGGGCAATGGCGAACGTCACAATGGCCACCGTGTCCTGGATGGACGAGGACACCAAGCGAGCTGCGTTCGAGAAACTGGCCACGTTGCGCTACATCGTCGGCAGTCCCGAGGGCATGTCCTCGGACAGTGCCCTCCGGTCGCTGTACCCGTACGTGCCCGACTTGAGCGGCTCGTACCTGGAGATGGTTCTAGCGCTGCACGTCGCGGAGCTGCGCTACGCCAAGAGCTTCCTGCGCTCCGCCAACGGCTCGGAAGCGTCGTCCGGCGAACGGGTTAACGTGCCGCTGACTCTGGTCAACGCCTTCTACCTTCCCGTGTACCACGTGGTGGTCATACCGGCGGCAATCCTGTACCCGCCCTTCTACATCACTTCGCACCCGGCATCGTACAACTACGGCAGCCtcggtcacgtgttgggccacgaGCTGACGCACGCGTTCGACCCGGACATGGGCCTATACGGCCGCGACGGGCTGCGCCACGACTGGTGGACTCCGGCGTCGCGCAGTATGTTCGAAGCAAAGCTGGCCTGCCTGCGCAGGCTGTACAACGAGATCCCCTGGTCCGGCGGCGTCAACTTCGGCGACCACGCGCTGTCCGAAAACTTCGCCGACAGCGGCGGCGTGCTCAAGGCATACCGGGCTTTCAAGGCTGCGCCCAAGGTGGTCGTGGGGAACCAGCAAGGCGAAGGCGAGGCGGCTGCGTCGCGGGCGCTGTCCCGGTTCAGCGCCGAGCAGCTGTTCTTTGTCAGCAGCTGCTTCAAGTGGTGCTCCCGGGACGAGAAGCAGAGCCCCGGCTGGTactcgcctccgcgcatgcgcTGCAACGTCCCGCTGCTCAACATGCCCGAGTTCGCCGAGGCGTTTGAGTGCGGTGCGGGAAAAGCGATGAACCCGGCGACTCGTTGCGACTTCATGTGA
- the LOC139059547 gene encoding uncharacterized protein has translation MHIRWLIIAVFVSYSGVCHGTSNHLREVHRRDVNQMQDDAEFQHFSCERSGGGYHSDVGSGCQRYHYCEKMENGNWRQRHFDCPSGTTFDERSGECGSKNVSCIQADNTVMEPEASEEVTVATSVPTPSPLDVEQSVTRVPELVVERRNTSADSKNGTASHAMCPANFGYFPHIESECRKYYACVRLGQGTVVKHVFNCPRTKRFDSATMLCVEASKASKCQFAAAAEYKDIAYDEQELLNMTSLPARNDYGLVGLLPMNLTVEALDRMMARMIMSFVQSGKNITEGELTAVKKLLSETEPVPLTVLATVKLVSTTLQRLPNASEVMDMLSIMYDEHKKFLGPGFLERGRLVVRNLTSLVERYGAIRALSVATSYKRLRNAYETVRSNWFVLRNRTAPLFYENEDSAANAEPDYSITTTPAPAEDYHGQPPSHQDFVDHKQSADLSHQSTVTHTGVSTGTSATAMGSSEGTKNTTVVILRGPSADSSSQQSKKNGGPTSTGDRIEHFESEGMPQEHGEQLLSPENSSGRARETVKQAVNANTDDEYYDGLGANHPEGSSQNEDPDWFVDNYDYYDAFRGPGEGYHEPHMGGQLDDQGVVVHAEEDYQ, from the exons ATGCACATCCGTTGGCTCATCATTGCGGTCTTCG TGTCTTACAGTGGTGTGTGCCATGGAACTTCAAACCACCTGCGTGAGGTACACCGACGG gaCGTAAACCAGATGCAAGATGATGCAGAATTCCAACATTTCAGCTGCGAACGATCTGGCGGCGGCTACCACAGCGACGTCGGGTCCGGTTGTCAGCGCTATCACTACTGCGAAAAAATGGAAAACGGCAACTGGCGCCAACGCCATTTTGACTGCCCTTCTGGAACGACTTTCGATGAAAGAAGTGGTGAATGCGGCTCGAAAAATGTGTCCTGCATTCAAGCGGACAACACCGTAATGGAACCGGAAGCGTCGGAAGAGGTCACTGTTGCCACGAGCGTCCCGACTCCATCACCACTCGACGTCGAACAGAGCGTCACTCGTGTTCCGGAATTAGTCGTAGAAAGAAGGAACACTTCCGCAGACAGCAAGAATGGAACCGCCAGTCACGCCATGTGCCCGGCAAACTTTGGATACTTCCCCCACATTGAGTCCGAATGCAGGAAGTACTACGCCTGCGTCAGGCTTGGCCAGGGTACGGTTGTCAAGCACGTCTTCAACTGCCCCCGAACTAAACGCTTCGACTCGGCCACAATGCTCTGCGTGGAAGCCAGCAAGgcatcgaagtgtcaattcgcAGCCGCAGCCGAGTACAAAGACATCGCGTATGATGAACAGGAATTGCTGAACATGACTTCGTTGCCCGCCAGAAATGACTACGGCTTAGTCGGACTGCTGCCCATGAACCTCACGGTGGAGGCTCTAGATCGCATGATGGCACGAATGATCATGTCGTTCGTGCAGTCCGGAAAAAACATCACCGAAGGAGAACTCACAGCGGTTAAGAAGCTACTGTCGGAGACTGAGCCCGTGCCCCTCACCGTGCTCGCGACTGTCAAGTTGGTCAGCACAACCCTCCAGAGGCTGCCGAACGCGTCGGAAGTCATGGACATGCTTTCCATAATGTATGACGAACACAAAAAATTCTTGGGTCCCGGTTTCCTGGAGCGCGGCAGGTTGGTCGTGCGGAACCTGACATCTCTGGTGGAACGATACGGGGCCATACGAGCACTGAGCGTTGCCACTTCGTATAAGAGGCTCCGGAATGCCTACGAGACGGTTCGAAGCAACTGGTTCGTCCTGAGAAACCGCACTGCGCCTCTATTTTACGAAAATGAGGACAGCGCTGCAAATGCCGAGCCTGACTATTCCATCACTACCACGCCTGCTCCGGCGGAGGATTATCACGGACAACCTCCGTCCCACCAGGACTTCGTCGATCACAAGCAAAGTGCCGACCTGAGTCATCAATCAACGGTCACGCACACCGGCGTAAGTACTGGCACTTCCGCGACTGCTATGGGGTCGTCAGAAGGTACAAAAAACACTACTGTGGTAATCTTGCGTGGACCTTCGGCGGACTCAAGTTCCCAACAGTCAAAGAAAAATGGTGGGCCGACCTCAACTGGTGATCGGATCGAGCACTTCGAATCAGAAGGAATGCCGCAAGAACACGGGGAGCAATTGCTGTCGCCTGAAAACTCGAGCGGAAGGGCACGAGAAACTGTGAAGCAGGCGGTTAATGCGAACACGGACGACGAATACTACGACGGGTTGGGGGCTAATCACCCAGAGGGCTCGAGCCAAAACGAAGATCCAGATTGGTTCGTTGATAACTACGATTACTACGACGCTTTTCGCGGCCCAGGGGAGGGCTACCATGAGCCACATATGGGCGGTCAACTTGATGATCAGGGTGTGGTAGTGCACGCAGAAGAAGATTACCAGTGa